A window of the Calditrichia bacterium genome harbors these coding sequences:
- a CDS encoding T9SS type A sorting domain-containing protein, protein MFTKWLAITSSNLCGHRQHSILSARAAALLRAWLPLGDFDNNGMQEIIFPIGYSSTDSLDVANRGIYFYEFTGMDNDYGTEPAFKLTYESIDSAFAVISTGRTENGIRVQDIDGDGKSELLFPPRSFDFSVAKLYILEVESGTFSGGDANIVNEYTYEGMVQPPATFPDGYVPVGTEIGDVDADGFDEIIVAGWTNLSQGAGIGFIQIDGEDTYTPGSVVPLATFNAFNVKAKPIFTTVNGAPAVYLHGGAGADARMWVIEGLFSDAFVTESDIKEIFVGDIGIYSTWAMGDQDHPTSSSGDGLDFYIGNGGRVLDVEYDGSGDITLPGSYTVKQIYNLSDVYTSIGGLFNDFFAAPGMDLDNDGLRDFVGAYKGSTIDSTVNADGDTISLARDGYHLYFFEWGDSTMSDPLAVKPFEIITPDNYELSQNYPNPFNPTTSIAFTLPINKKVSLTIYNTLGQEVRSLINNEEYSAGSHTLQWDARDNNGQKVASGVYIYQLKFGNFAKSMRMTLVR, encoded by the coding sequence TTGTTTACGAAATGGTTGGCGATAACCAGCTCGAATTTGTGTGGGCATCGCCAGCACTCGATCCTGTCCGCGCGGGCGGCGGCTCTACTCCGCGCATGGTTACCACTGGGCGATTTTGACAACAACGGTATGCAGGAAATTATTTTCCCCATCGGTTATTCATCAACCGATAGTTTGGATGTTGCCAATCGCGGTATCTATTTTTACGAATTTACCGGTATGGATAACGACTACGGAACCGAGCCGGCTTTTAAACTGACCTACGAATCGATTGATTCCGCGTTCGCAGTTATCAGCACCGGTCGGACAGAAAACGGTATTCGCGTTCAAGATATTGATGGCGATGGCAAAAGCGAGCTGCTTTTCCCGCCGCGCTCTTTCGATTTTTCTGTTGCAAAACTGTATATTCTCGAAGTTGAATCCGGCACATTTTCCGGCGGCGATGCAAATATCGTCAATGAATATACCTACGAAGGAATGGTTCAACCCCCTGCAACATTCCCGGATGGCTATGTCCCTGTCGGCACAGAAATCGGCGATGTTGACGCTGACGGATTCGATGAAATTATTGTTGCCGGATGGACAAACCTCTCCCAAGGCGCAGGCATCGGTTTTATTCAAATCGATGGCGAAGACACTTACACACCCGGTAGTGTTGTTCCGCTTGCTACTTTCAACGCATTTAACGTAAAAGCGAAACCCATTTTCACAACAGTAAACGGCGCACCTGCGGTATATCTGCACGGCGGTGCCGGTGCTGATGCCAGAATGTGGGTCATCGAAGGTCTGTTCTCCGATGCATTTGTCACCGAATCCGACATCAAAGAAATTTTCGTCGGGGATATTGGTATTTACAGCACATGGGCAATGGGCGATCAGGATCACCCGACCAGCAGCAGCGGCGACGGACTGGATTTCTACATCGGAAATGGCGGCAGGGTTCTGGACGTTGAATATGACGGTTCCGGGGACATTACATTGCCCGGCAGCTACACTGTAAAACAAATCTACAACCTGTCGGATGTTTACACCAGCATCGGCGGCTTGTTCAACGACTTTTTTGCTGCACCCGGAATGGATTTGGATAACGACGGTTTGCGGGATTTTGTTGGTGCTTACAAAGGCAGCACAATAGATTCTACCGTAAACGCCGATGGCGACACTATTTCGTTAGCCAGAGACGGTTATCACCTGTATTTCTTTGAATGGGGTGATTCCACAATGTCCGATCCGCTGGCTGTTAAGCCGTTCGAAATCATCACTCCGGATAATTATGAATTGTCGCAAAACTATCCGAACCCGTTCAACCCGACAACGAGCATCGCTTTCACATTGCCGATCAACAAAAAAGTAAGCCTGACCATTTACAATACTTTGGGTCAGGAAGTACGTTCACTGATCAACAATGAAGAATATTCAGCCGGTTCCCACACCCTTCAGTGGGATGCCCGCGATAACAATGGTCAAAAGGTTGCCAGCGGTGTTTACATTTACCAATTGAAATTTGGTAATTTTGCCAAATCCATGCGTATGACCTTAGTTCGTTAA
- a CDS encoding T9SS type A sorting domain-containing protein, with amino-acid sequence MKWKLLASVIVTVVFSVFLMNQTALANVFASQIKITNPDDSPFDGDFSDGSVAKISYYLNDGASVVTVTIIDVATGNTVATIDGGASANGLNSVEWDGTGATANSQYVVQVYTEQANYSTTDWTMFFDSGPISIYTRGVAVNRNQSDSNFGMIFTSNDGGPIGTGIAIYNPDGSNADPYLVAADQANGGTVNYGTDAPLFAELDWQGRVWVTLKDLGQVMRINRDYSTQVVIDGLSFPTGFYLTGEGEDFTIYVSANNQILRGNIGTADTFDPASLEVVAEFSTTFPRQIMLDDDGAMYVTLRQSIDLGSDGNGIRKYDISGTLPVTDNDASWFLSAEKTFIANDLLLDSGDDPNSSADDILYYCTRAGSGFDQDGIWRVDDINGFFPDTIRIATENMFYGGDENVNARSTIDFDAAGNIVFMENSNEHSFFISPPGDGANNSFTTTAPDTFTVTGVITGIEHNNGVIPMATALQDNYPNPFNPSTVIPFDLRENTFVTLNVYDMLGRKVATLVNGQLGAGSYKVDFDAANLPSGYYIYDLKAGNFSASKKMLLTK; translated from the coding sequence ATGAAATGGAAGTTACTCGCCAGTGTAATTGTTACTGTGGTTTTCTCTGTTTTTTTGATGAATCAGACTGCATTAGCCAATGTATTTGCATCGCAAATAAAAATCACCAACCCGGACGACAGCCCGTTTGATGGCGATTTTTCGGATGGCAGCGTTGCAAAAATATCATACTATTTGAATGACGGCGCATCGGTTGTTACAGTAACCATCATCGATGTCGCCACAGGCAATACAGTTGCGACAATTGATGGCGGCGCCAGCGCCAACGGCTTGAACAGCGTTGAATGGGATGGTACCGGCGCAACTGCCAATTCCCAATACGTTGTGCAAGTTTATACCGAACAGGCAAATTACTCTACAACAGATTGGACCATGTTTTTTGATTCCGGTCCGATCAGCATTTATACCCGTGGTGTTGCTGTAAACAGAAATCAGAGTGACAGCAATTTCGGGATGATTTTCACATCAAATGACGGTGGACCGATTGGAACGGGAATCGCTATTTATAATCCCGATGGCTCCAACGCCGATCCGTATCTCGTTGCGGCAGACCAAGCCAATGGCGGCACAGTCAATTACGGCACAGATGCGCCGTTATTTGCAGAACTCGACTGGCAAGGTCGCGTTTGGGTAACGCTGAAAGATCTCGGTCAGGTGATGCGCATCAATCGCGATTACAGCACACAGGTTGTTATCGACGGCTTATCCTTCCCTACAGGATTTTATTTGACCGGCGAGGGCGAAGATTTCACGATTTATGTATCTGCAAATAACCAGATTTTGCGCGGAAACATCGGCACTGCCGATACCTTCGATCCGGCAAGTTTGGAAGTGGTCGCAGAATTCAGCACCACCTTCCCGCGCCAAATTATGCTGGATGATGACGGTGCAATGTATGTTACCCTTCGCCAGTCCATCGACCTCGGGTCGGATGGCAACGGCATTCGCAAATACGATATTTCGGGCACGCTGCCGGTAACCGATAACGATGCATCGTGGTTTTTATCCGCAGAAAAAACCTTTATTGCCAACGATTTGCTGCTCGATAGCGGCGACGACCCGAACAGCTCCGCAGATGATATTCTCTATTATTGCACCCGCGCCGGCAGCGGTTTCGATCAGGATGGCATCTGGCGGGTGGACGACATCAACGGCTTTTTCCCGGACACTATTCGCATTGCGACTGAAAACATGTTTTACGGTGGCGATGAAAATGTAAACGCCCGCTCAACCATCGATTTCGATGCTGCCGGGAACATTGTGTTCATGGAAAATTCCAACGAACATTCCTTTTTTATTTCACCTCCCGGCGATGGCGCAAACAACAGTTTCACAACAACAGCACCGGATACCTTCACAGTTACCGGCGTGATTACCGGAATTGAGCACAACAACGGCGTCATCCCGATGGCAACCGCTTTGCAGGATAATTACCCGAACCCGTTCAACCCAAGCACAGTGATTCCGTTTGACCTGCGGGAAAACACATTCGTAACCCTGAATGTTTACGACATGTTAGGTCGCAAAGTGGCGACGCTGGTAAACGGTCAACTCGGTGCCGGATCCTACAAAGTGGATTTTGACGCAGCAAACCTGCCGAGTGGATATTACATTTACGATTTGAAAGCGGGCAATTTTTCAGCTTCGAAAAAAATGCTGCTAACAAAATAA
- a CDS encoding PQQ-binding-like beta-propeller repeat protein: protein MQKTLPGNVLQKGLIICLLLIATAAVAGDWASWRGKHQNGVSDEKNLVSEWSQDGKNLIWTGDFTGRSTPIILNGRVYVIGRVGEGVSMQERVACFSAESGELLWDYRYNVRNTYVPFNRIGWASMVGDPESGNVYAMGGGGVLHCFDKNGKILWYRSLVEEFGIRTGYGGRTTNPVIDENRVIVGFVSAGWGDQKPMKHRHFAFEKNTGELIWTATPGGAFKAPNIYSNPVITVIDGKRLFIAGNADGVVYALQSRTGEKVWEFHLSQRGLNASVVVDGNRIYAAHGEENLDSPKMGRIVCFDGSGTGDITATNEIWRFDAEIGYTSPLLANGRIYYIDNAANMYALNATTGEKFWEYSLGTVGKASPVWADGKIYVPETNGRFHILADAGSECKSLNLVEIAMPGGKRMAEIYGSPAIAYGRVYLATETGLFCIGNPDAAFSVTPPEVLVVDEPAGNANGKAAFLQIFPAELLARSGNQVQLKAKLYDENGRYLRDADAQWQVSGPIGTVDKNGEFTPTGATNAAGMITATLDDLKGVSRVRVFTDLPWEQNFETYQPGENPPYWIGASSAKSPGGKYIVADIDGNKVLEKPPAGKGIQRHFIFWGPSDMKEYILQADVMTSQDKRRRGDMGLVSNGYVLDLMGKIGRIEIRAWTSENRIRVQTPFAVEANTWYTMKMTIDYTDDKAIVKGKVWQRDTPEPQDWSIVAEDPYPSPEGSPGIYGVSNATVYYDNVKVMQK, encoded by the coding sequence ATGCAGAAAACTCTCCCCGGAAATGTCTTGCAAAAAGGGTTGATCATATGCCTGCTGCTCATCGCTACAGCCGCTGTTGCAGGCGATTGGGCAAGCTGGCGCGGGAAGCATCAGAACGGTGTTTCGGATGAAAAAAATCTGGTATCCGAATGGTCGCAGGATGGCAAAAACCTGATCTGGACCGGCGATTTTACCGGCAGATCAACCCCGATTATTCTCAACGGGCGTGTTTACGTCATCGGGCGAGTAGGGGAGGGCGTATCCATGCAGGAGCGTGTTGCCTGCTTCAGCGCCGAAAGCGGCGAACTGCTGTGGGATTATCGCTACAATGTGCGCAATACTTACGTGCCGTTCAACCGGATCGGTTGGGCGAGCATGGTCGGCGATCCCGAATCGGGCAATGTTTACGCGATGGGCGGCGGCGGTGTTTTGCACTGTTTCGATAAAAACGGGAAAATCCTCTGGTACCGGTCATTGGTGGAGGAGTTTGGCATCCGCACCGGATATGGCGGACGCACAACCAATCCGGTCATCGATGAAAACCGGGTGATCGTCGGTTTCGTTAGTGCGGGTTGGGGCGATCAAAAACCGATGAAACATCGCCACTTTGCTTTCGAAAAAAATACCGGAGAATTAATTTGGACAGCAACACCGGGTGGAGCGTTCAAAGCGCCGAATATTTACAGCAATCCGGTGATAACAGTTATCGACGGTAAACGATTGTTTATCGCCGGAAATGCCGATGGCGTTGTTTACGCGCTGCAATCACGCACCGGCGAAAAAGTATGGGAATTCCACCTCAGCCAACGCGGATTGAATGCGTCTGTTGTTGTGGACGGCAACCGGATTTATGCCGCACACGGCGAGGAAAATCTGGATTCGCCAAAAATGGGACGCATCGTTTGCTTCGACGGTAGCGGCACAGGAGATATCACCGCAACCAATGAAATATGGCGTTTTGATGCTGAAATCGGTTACACATCGCCACTGTTGGCAAACGGTCGGATTTATTATATTGATAACGCCGCAAACATGTACGCCCTCAACGCGACCACCGGCGAAAAATTTTGGGAATACAGTCTCGGAACTGTCGGAAAAGCATCACCGGTTTGGGCGGACGGCAAAATTTATGTGCCGGAAACCAACGGCCGGTTCCACATTTTGGCGGATGCCGGAAGCGAATGTAAATCGTTGAATTTGGTAGAAATAGCAATGCCCGGCGGGAAACGAATGGCGGAAATTTATGGCTCGCCGGCCATCGCGTACGGTCGGGTTTACCTCGCAACTGAAACCGGTTTATTTTGCATCGGCAACCCGGATGCCGCTTTTTCGGTAACGCCGCCGGAGGTATTAGTAGTGGATGAACCTGCCGGAAATGCCAACGGAAAAGCCGCGTTTTTACAAATTTTTCCGGCAGAACTTTTGGCTCGCTCCGGCAATCAGGTTCAGTTGAAAGCCAAATTATATGATGAAAATGGCCGCTATCTCCGCGATGCGGATGCACAATGGCAGGTCAGCGGACCGATTGGCACCGTCGATAAAAACGGCGAATTTACACCAACTGGTGCAACCAACGCCGCAGGGATGATCACCGCAACGTTGGATGATCTCAAAGGCGTTTCCAGAGTGCGCGTTTTTACGGATTTGCCGTGGGAACAAAATTTTGAAACCTATCAGCCCGGAGAAAATCCACCGTATTGGATCGGCGCGAGCAGCGCAAAAAGCCCCGGGGGGAAATACATCGTTGCCGATATTGACGGGAACAAAGTGCTGGAAAAACCACCGGCAGGAAAAGGTATCCAACGCCATTTCATATTCTGGGGACCGTCAGATATGAAAGAATACATTCTGCAGGCGGATGTGATGACCTCGCAGGATAAACGCCGCCGTGGCGATATGGGATTGGTCAGCAATGGCTACGTGCTGGATTTGATGGGAAAAATCGGGCGCATCGAAATACGGGCGTGGACATCTGAAAACAGAATTCGCGTGCAAACCCCGTTTGCTGTTGAAGCGAACACCTGGTACACAATGAAAATGACCATCGATTATACGGATGACAAAGCCATTGTTAAAGGAAAAGTATGGCAACGCGATACGCCGGAACCGCAGGACTGGAGCATTGTTGCGGAAGACCCGTATCCGTCGCCGGAAGGTTCACCGGGTATTTACGGCGTCTCGAATGCAACAGTATATTACGATAATGTAAAAGTTATGCAAAAATAA
- a CDS encoding glutamine--tRNA ligase/YqeY domain fusion protein, whose translation MADHTSNPLSSNNAGKEITPVTNFIRNIVEEDLKNGKNGGRVHTRFPPEPNGYLHIGHAKSICLNFGLARDYNGKYNLRFDDTNPVKEEQEYVDSIKYDVRWLGFDWEDREYYASDYFDQLYDLAIVLIKAGKAYVDDQTADEIRETRGTLTQPGTDSPYRNRSVAENLDLFERMRDGEFPDGSKVLRAKIDMASPNINFRDPVMYRILHASHHRTGDKWNIYPMYDWAHGQSDAIEGITHSICTLEFEIHRPLYDWFLEQLDIGNPRQIEFARLSLSYTVMSKRKLLQLVQEQHVNGWDDPRMPTLSGMRRRGFTPKAIRDFCDAIGVTRADSMVEYEQLEYWVREDLNKIATRTMVVLDPIKLVIDNWPDDQVQWLTAENNPEDQEAGTRLVPFGKELFIERDDFMEIPAKKYFRLAPGMEVRLKHAYYVVCTGFKKDADGNVTEVHCTYDPATRGGWSDDGRKVKGTLHWVSAEHAIDAEVRLYDHLFTEVDPGNLPDGKSFLDAINPDSLRVVNAKAEPSLAEVNPGDHFQFLRHAYFSVDPDSKPGKPVYNRTVELKSSWKKIVKQS comes from the coding sequence ATGGCGGATCACACTTCAAATCCGTTATCCAGTAACAACGCAGGTAAAGAAATTACACCGGTTACGAACTTTATACGAAACATCGTTGAAGAAGATCTGAAAAATGGCAAAAACGGCGGACGGGTGCACACCCGGTTTCCCCCGGAACCGAACGGTTATTTGCATATCGGGCACGCAAAATCGATCTGCCTGAATTTCGGACTGGCACGCGATTACAACGGCAAATACAACCTGCGCTTCGATGATACCAATCCCGTAAAAGAAGAGCAGGAATATGTAGATTCCATCAAATATGACGTTCGCTGGTTAGGTTTTGATTGGGAAGATCGCGAATATTACGCATCGGATTATTTTGATCAACTGTATGATTTGGCAATTGTATTGATCAAAGCCGGCAAAGCGTATGTGGATGATCAAACCGCAGACGAAATTCGCGAAACGCGCGGCACACTCACCCAGCCGGGCACCGACAGCCCGTATCGCAACCGCAGCGTTGCGGAAAACCTGGATTTGTTCGAACGCATGCGCGACGGGGAATTTCCGGACGGCTCGAAAGTGCTTCGCGCAAAAATCGACATGGCATCGCCGAACATCAATTTTCGCGATCCGGTGATGTATCGCATTTTGCACGCATCTCACCACCGCACCGGCGACAAATGGAATATTTATCCGATGTACGACTGGGCGCACGGTCAATCGGATGCGATTGAAGGCATCACCCACTCCATCTGCACATTGGAATTTGAAATTCACCGCCCGCTCTACGACTGGTTTTTGGAGCAACTGGACATCGGTAATCCCCGCCAAATTGAGTTTGCCCGGCTGAGCCTTAGCTACACCGTGATGAGCAAGCGTAAGTTACTGCAACTCGTTCAGGAACAACATGTTAATGGCTGGGATGATCCCCGGATGCCCACCCTTTCCGGGATGCGCCGCCGCGGCTTTACACCCAAAGCCATCCGCGATTTTTGCGATGCCATCGGCGTTACCCGCGCGGACAGCATGGTGGAATATGAGCAACTGGAGTATTGGGTTCGCGAAGATCTGAACAAAATTGCCACCCGCACAATGGTGGTTTTGGACCCCATAAAACTGGTGATCGATAACTGGCCGGACGACCAGGTGCAATGGCTGACCGCGGAAAATAATCCCGAAGATCAGGAGGCTGGAACGCGTTTGGTGCCGTTCGGAAAAGAGCTGTTTATCGAACGGGACGATTTTATGGAAATCCCCGCCAAAAAATATTTCCGGCTGGCACCGGGAATGGAAGTCCGGTTGAAACATGCTTATTACGTGGTTTGCACCGGTTTCAAAAAAGATGCGGATGGCAACGTAACCGAAGTCCACTGCACTTACGATCCCGCGACACGGGGCGGATGGTCCGATGATGGTCGCAAAGTAAAAGGCACGCTGCACTGGGTGAGCGCGGAACACGCCATCGATGCCGAAGTGCGCCTGTACGACCACCTGTTTACCGAAGTTGATCCGGGAAATTTGCCGGATGGCAAATCGTTTTTGGACGCGATCAATCCCGATTCGCTGCGGGTGGTAAACGCAAAAGCCGAACCGTCGCTGGCGGAAGTAAATCCCGGCGATCACTTCCAGTTTTTGCGGCATGCCTATTTTAGCGTCGATCCAGACAGCAAACCGGGGAAACCAGTTTACAATCGCACCGTCGAGCTGAAAAGTTCGTGGAAAAAAATCGTCAAACAATCCTGA
- a CDS encoding PQQ-binding-like beta-propeller repeat protein, with translation MQINRKLMLLLMMFTAAIIADDKGDKNPVFRMYGGDLNRNMTASATNAPVSWDPETGENILWTAQLGSQTYTNALPYDGKIFIATNNEAERNPKLKGDRGVIMAFDQQTGKFLWQSTHEKLPSGMVNDWPLQGICSTPFVEGKRLWYVSNRCEIVCVDTEGFLDGENDGPYQDEENTSEIDADIIWKLDMIDELDVFPHNLAAGSPLIVGDILFTVTGNGVDESHILLPSPAAPSFLAVNKNTGEVIWEDNSPGEQILHGTWSNPSYGLVNGQPQVVFAGGDGWLYSFVPETGELIWKFNCNPAEAVWELGGAGTKNNIISTPVIYDNRVYLGVGQDPEHGEAPGHFWVIDATQKGDITETAVIWHRSGEDFHRTMSTAAIESGLLFITDLSGFLYCLDAATGQHYWTYDVFAAVWGSPVIADGKVYIGDEDGDIAVLKAAKTKELITEINMGSAVYSTPTFHNGVMYIASRTTLFAIGQQ, from the coding sequence ATGCAAATAAACAGGAAATTGATGCTGTTACTGATGATGTTCACCGCCGCAATCATTGCGGATGATAAAGGTGATAAAAACCCCGTTTTTCGCATGTATGGCGGCGACCTGAACCGGAATATGACTGCGAGCGCAACCAATGCGCCGGTATCGTGGGATCCGGAAACCGGCGAAAATATTTTGTGGACAGCCCAGTTAGGCTCGCAAACATACACCAACGCGTTGCCGTATGACGGCAAAATTTTTATCGCCACCAATAACGAGGCTGAGCGCAATCCCAAATTGAAAGGGGATCGCGGCGTGATTATGGCGTTTGATCAGCAAACAGGGAAATTTCTCTGGCAATCGACACATGAAAAATTGCCGTCCGGGATGGTGAACGATTGGCCGTTGCAGGGTATTTGCTCCACACCTTTTGTTGAGGGCAAACGATTGTGGTATGTTTCCAATCGTTGCGAAATCGTGTGTGTGGACACCGAAGGTTTTCTCGATGGCGAGAATGACGGACCGTATCAGGATGAAGAAAACACATCGGAAATCGATGCGGATATCATCTGGAAACTGGATATGATTGACGAACTGGACGTTTTCCCGCACAATTTGGCTGCTGGCAGTCCGTTGATCGTCGGCGATATTTTGTTCACCGTAACCGGAAACGGGGTGGATGAAAGTCATATTTTGTTGCCATCCCCGGCAGCGCCGAGCTTTTTGGCGGTCAACAAAAACACCGGCGAAGTTATTTGGGAAGATAATTCACCGGGCGAGCAAATTTTGCACGGCACATGGAGCAACCCTTCGTATGGCCTCGTGAACGGACAACCGCAGGTGGTTTTTGCCGGCGGCGATGGCTGGCTGTACAGTTTTGTGCCCGAAACCGGCGAGCTGATCTGGAAATTTAACTGCAATCCGGCAGAAGCCGTTTGGGAATTGGGCGGTGCGGGAACCAAAAACAACATCATTTCCACGCCGGTTATTTATGACAACCGGGTGTATCTGGGCGTCGGACAAGATCCCGAACATGGCGAAGCGCCGGGGCATTTTTGGGTCATCGATGCTACCCAAAAGGGCGACATCACCGAAACGGCGGTCATCTGGCATCGCAGCGGCGAAGATTTTCACCGGACGATGTCCACCGCCGCAATCGAAAGCGGGCTGCTGTTTATCACGGATTTGAGCGGATTCTTGTACTGTCTCGATGCCGCAACCGGTCAACATTATTGGACTTACGACGTGTTTGCCGCCGTGTGGGGATCGCCGGTAATTGCTGATGGCAAAGTATATATCGGTGATGAAGATGGTGACATCGCTGTGCTGAAAGCTGCAAAAACGAAAGAGTTGATCACAGAAATAAATATGGGCAGCGCTGTTTATTCGACACCCACATTTCACAATGGCGTGATGTATATCGCCAGCCGCACAACGCTGTTTGCGATTGGTCAACAATAG
- a CDS encoding T9SS type A sorting domain-containing protein, which produces MRQKLLVSIFVTFFSVSLFAQTDTWMTEYVVLDDAANGTGYQTSSVAAIGANRFVALVTEDPIGPTEPFIFNVDGNYLVGYWDADSVNGRVPSPIGGQQTSPLYQTGGQFTDWTSGLDQVTLAGAWQIASGGPNSFIYVANNDNDHNILVFELTGTGLVSTDYRMITGTENIFAIEVDDNGYVYVADFIGSDAKTDEIKIFKPIGAAGTTWGDAFVHNDAPVSTIDLPEGRYMGLTVSGDGTQVFVSKSDSYSILKAVGDPENGYTEDTIFERQLSESDTIGIGQRVTYLGLAYLNEPPSLYAAVDSFIYSGGSGGYRYGRLHRIDPEFGWVVDSVDIAEWNLIRTGDYSSGSGDGRAGGYTSVCDVDIDELSQAAFTQTYYGWAVEKWFYDGFLVGVEPVSNTVPENFHLKQNYPNPFNPSTTIEFDLQESAFVTLEIYNVVGQKVRTLVKEQLQPGTYKSLFDAQGLPSGNYFYKLTAGDFTATSQMSLTK; this is translated from the coding sequence ATGCGCCAAAAGTTACTTGTCAGTATATTTGTTACATTTTTTTCTGTGTCGCTGTTTGCCCAGACTGATACCTGGATGACCGAATATGTGGTTCTCGATGATGCCGCAAACGGTACAGGCTATCAAACTTCCAGCGTTGCTGCAATTGGTGCCAATCGTTTTGTCGCGCTGGTAACCGAAGATCCGATCGGTCCTACCGAGCCGTTTATCTTTAACGTTGATGGCAATTATCTGGTTGGATACTGGGATGCAGATTCCGTTAACGGACGGGTTCCTTCGCCCATTGGTGGGCAACAAACTTCACCACTATATCAGACAGGTGGACAATTTACCGACTGGACCTCCGGGCTGGATCAGGTAACATTAGCCGGTGCATGGCAAATTGCCAGCGGCGGACCGAACAGCTTTATTTATGTCGCGAATAACGACAACGACCACAATATTCTGGTTTTCGAACTGACCGGTACCGGTTTGGTTTCAACCGATTACCGGATGATCACCGGCACCGAGAACATTTTCGCCATCGAAGTTGATGACAACGGTTATGTTTACGTTGCAGATTTTATTGGCTCAGATGCCAAAACTGACGAGATCAAGATTTTCAAACCGATCGGAGCAGCCGGAACCACTTGGGGCGATGCATTTGTTCACAACGATGCACCGGTTTCCACCATCGATTTACCCGAAGGCAGATACATGGGCTTAACCGTAAGCGGCGATGGCACCCAGGTTTTTGTCAGCAAATCCGATAGCTATTCAATTTTAAAAGCAGTTGGCGATCCCGAAAACGGATACACAGAAGATACCATTTTCGAACGCCAATTATCCGAGTCGGATACCATTGGTATCGGGCAACGCGTTACATATTTGGGGCTGGCATATTTGAATGAGCCTCCCTCCCTTTATGCAGCTGTTGACAGCTTTATTTATAGTGGCGGATCCGGTGGATATCGGTATGGACGTTTACACCGCATCGATCCGGAGTTTGGTTGGGTAGTCGATTCTGTTGATATTGCAGAGTGGAATTTAATCCGCACCGGCGATTATTCCTCCGGTTCCGGCGATGGCCGTGCCGGTGGCTACACCTCGGTTTGCGATGTGGATATTGATGAACTCAGCCAAGCTGCATTCACCCAAACTTATTACGGCTGGGCAGTTGAAAAATGGTTTTACGACGGATTTTTGGTGGGTGTTGAACCGGTTTCCAACACGGTTCCGGAAAATTTCCATTTGAAACAGAACTATCCCAACCCGTTCAACCCGTCTACAACCATCGAATTTGATTTGCAGGAATCCGCATTTGTGACGCTGGAAATTTACAACGTTGTCGGGCAAAAAGTCCGCACGCTGGTTAAAGAGCAGCTTCAACCCGGAACTTACAAATCCCTTTTTGATGCACAAGGATTGCCTTCCGGCAACTATTTTTACAAGCTCACTGCAGGCGATTTTACCGCCACAAGTCAAATGTCACTCACGAAGTAA